The stretch of DNA ACAGATCACAAACTGATGCACTTCAGCCATGTTTCTGTAGAAAGGAAACAGGGAAAAAGAAAGGCTTCAGCCACCATATCAATGCTGTCACCAGCTTTAACAATTTAAGTTCAATAGCAATaagaaactctatgcaacatggatCCCATGACTAATAATGTCGGACATTTACTTCATTCATCATGCAAACTGATTGCCTGTTCAAATAGATCAAGCATGGTGGGAACAGATCACAAACTGATGCACTTCAGCCATGTTTCTGTAGAAAGGAAACAAGGAAAAGATAGGCTTCAGCCACCATATAATTGCTGTCACCAGCTACAACAATTTAAGTTCAATAGCAATAAGAAACTCTATGCACCATGGATCCCATGACTAATAATGTCAGACATTTCATTGCCTGCTCAAACAGGAGGGAGGCAAATAGTAATGATAGATGGAATATGAGGAAAAGTTATTATACACGACTCCAATAACTAGAATCTAACTTAACTGATTGTTTCAGAAGAGTCGCCAGTCCTCAGAAGCTTCAGGGTTTTGCTCACTAGGGTTTTCATAGTCGACATTTTCTCTTGAGTTATATGCATCTTCGGAACCAGAGCTAGTTTCTTCTTCTGGTTGAACAAAATGGAGCAAGTAGTCAATTCCATTTACAATATCATACACCATCAGGCCCATCCTTCCTCCCACCCAGCTACCAAGATGGCTGCCCATAAGATAACCAAATCTTCCCAGTCTCTGCTCTCCATGGTAGCCTCCTGCATAGGTCCCAAATAAGGTGCCAGCCCCTCTGAGGAAGCCCTCTGTCATGGTTCCCCCAAAGTACAAGGCTTCAAAAAAATCCCACCCCGACGATAAGATTGGACCTAAAATGCGCTTGGCCTTCCTAGAAGCCTCCTTTGCAGCTTTTGCTCCAGTTTTCTGGGCCTGCTTTGCGGCCACACTGGCGCTGAGACCTTCTGTCAATGCCTCAGTTAGAGCAATCTCGGTTGCTAGTTGCCTTGCTCTTTCCACATGTGCATTTCTGATATTGTATACATAGAGCTTCACCCCCTCTTTGACCACACAGGCAAGAC from Musa acuminata AAA Group cultivar baxijiao chromosome BXJ2-11, Cavendish_Baxijiao_AAA, whole genome shotgun sequence encodes:
- the LOC135627783 gene encoding uncharacterized protein LOC135627783, whose amino-acid sequence is MMDFQKRRVQLLLFIAGLITLSMTAEKFREFVGEEASSKSGKFTFLNCFDMGSGSLACVVKEGVKLYVYNIRNAHVERARQLATEIALTEALTEGLSASVAAKQAQKTGAKAAKEASRKAKRILGPILSSGWDFFEALYFGGTMTEGFLRGAGTLFGTYAGGYHGEQRLGRFGYLMGSHLGSWVGGRMGLMVYDIVNGIDYLLHFVQPEEETSSGSEDAYNSRENVDYENPSEQNPEASEDWRLF